A region of the Thioploca ingrica genome:
TAAGTTTAAAGCCAGAACGGGTCGTATCTGGTTAACATCGTTATCCTGGATTCCACTGCGTTCCATCCAGGCTACACAGCAATGCTATTAAGTTAAGGAAAACTTCTCCTCTCCCGCTGCTTTAAATCGCTTAACTTAATGGCATTGAGGCTACACCGGCTTAGACAACCAACCAACGAGTCAACCGATTAACTTAAATTCACGATGAAAACAGATGCTATTGTTATTAATCCTCCCCAACCGGCTACTGCTAGCGTGATCTGGTTACATGGTTTGGGTGCTAACGGGCATGATTTTGAACCCATTGTCCCAGAATTGCCCAAAGATATTACCCGTTATACCCGGTTTATTTTTCCCCATGCACCGGCGCGTCCGATTACGATTAATGGGGGTATGATCATGCCTGGCTGGTATGATGTTTTCGGTATGGACTTAACGGTACAACAAGATGTTCAAGGCATTCGTGAGTCTGAACAAATAGTGCATCATTATCTCGCTCAAGAAATAGAACAAGGCATATCTACTCAACGGATTGTTTTAGCAGGTTTTTCCCAAGGTGGGGCAATCGTTTTACATACTGGGCTACGTTATCCCCAGCCGTTGGCGGGTATAATGGCACTATCAACCTATTTACCTTTAATAGACACGGTTGCCCAAGAACGTCATCCCGCTAATCAACCAACCCCTATTTTTCTGGCACATGGACAACAAGATCCCGTTATTGCCTTGTTACATGCGCAGCGTAGTCGTACTTATTTAGAACAACTCGGTTACCGAGTAGAATGGCATGATTATCCCATGGCACATCAGGTCAATGCAGCAGAAATAAGCGATATTAGCCATTGGTTACAAGCCAGTCTCGCCTGAGAATTGGCAATCAATTTCAACGCGATCAAACTGATTACTATTTTAAAATAAGAAGGGCTTCGTTATGGAGAAAATTAAAAAGCACATTCGCAAAGCAGTTTTTCCAGTTGCTGGCTTAGGAACTCGTTTTTTACCCGCTACTAAAGCGAGCCCCAAAGAAATGTTACCCATTGTCGATAAGCCACTCATTCAATATGCGGCTGAAGAAGCGGTAGCCGCCGGGATTGAGCAACTGATTTTTGTTACCAGCAGCAGTAAACGAGCTATTGAAGATCATTTTGATAAAAATCAAGAATTAGAAGATGAACTCTCCCGCCGCGGTAAATATGACTTATTGACAATGACCAAACACATTGTACCCGAAGGCGTTTCATGTATTTATATTCGTCAACCTGAACCACTGGGATTAGGTCATGCCGTCTTATCAGCTAAGCCAGTAGTGGGTGATGAACCCTTTGCCGTTATTTTAGCAGATGATCTGATTGATGGTGAAGAAAGCCCTTGTTTGTCCCAAATGATTAGCATTTACGAAAAACAACATTGCAGTGTCATTGCTGTTGAAAACATTGATCGTACTGAAACCGATAAATATGGCATCATTGAACCCGAAAAGTTATACGAAGGGGTTAATAAAATCAAAAGCATTATAGAAAAACCTTCCCCAGAACGCGCTCTTTCTACCTTAGGTGTCGTTGGGCGTTATGTGCTGACGCCAGCGATTTTTGAATATTTAGAAAAAATTGGTCGCGGTGCCGGTAATGAAATTCAATTAACCGATGCCATTGCCCAGTTATTATTGAAGGAACAAATTTTAGCTTATGAGTTTCAAGGAACTCGATATGATTGTGGAAGTAAGTTGGGATATTTAATTGCCACTATTGATTATGCGTTACAACATCCTAATCTTCGTGAATCTTTTAAAGCACATTTAATGACGGTGTGTAAACGGTATAACGGATGAAAAAATTTTTAGCGCTGGGTTATGGTATTAGCTGTTACTTACTTTTTAATGGAGTTATTTTCTATTTAATTGCTTTTACTGGCGATTTTATCGTTCCCAAAACGGTGGATTCTGGTGTTCCAGTTCCACTGGTTCAGGGCTTGATTGTTAATTTCTTATTAATCGCTTTATTTGGGTTACAACATTCCCTCATGGCGCGACCCAGATTTAAGCAATGGTGGCTAAAAATAATCCCGATTTCAATAGAACGGAGCACCTATGTACTGTTTTCCAGTAGCGCTTTAATTTTATTGTGTTGGTTATGGCAACCCCTGCCAACCCTCGTTTGGCAAATGACGCATCCCGCCGGCTATGGCGTATTACAGGGATTATTTTGGTTTGGTTGGCTACTGTCTTTATTGGCTACTTTTCTAATTAGTCACTTCGACTTATTAGGAATACGGCAAGTTTATTTATATTGGCAGGGTCAGCCGTATTCACCGGTTCCCTTTAGAGAAGTATTGATTTATAAACAGATTCGACATCCGATTATGTTAGGTACCTTGATCGGTTTTTGGGCAACACCGACTATGAGCGTAGGACATTTACTGCTGGCACTGGGTTTCAGCGGTTACATTTTTATCGGTATTCGTCTTGAAGAGAAAGATATGTTGAATATTCATGGGAATTTTTACGAAAAATATCGCCAAAAAACCTCTATGGTGATGTTTCCTTTTTGGAAAGTCATTAAAGGTGGAAATTAATTAATGTAGCCGCTACTGGGTACGCCATATCGAGGGATTATTATGCAATTAACATTCAATCAAATCGTTATTCCACCGGGACGGAATTTATTATTGAAAGATATTGACTGGTCAACCTTGGAAGAATTATTAGAGGAACTCGGTGAAACTCGTGCAGCAAGACTTTCCTACAGTCAAGGAATGTTAGAAATTATGGTGCCATTAGCAGAACATGAAGCGGGTAAGGAAATTATCGGCGATTTAGTTAAGGTGATCTTGGAAGAATGGGGAATCGATTTTTGGGCTTTGGGTTCCACTACTTTTAAAAACTCCGCAATGGCACAAGCGATTGAAGCAGATGCGTGTTTTTATATTCAACATGAAGCTATGGTTCGTGGTAAAAAGCGGATCGATTTAACCAACGATCCGCCACCCGATTTAGCGATTGAAATTGATATCAGTTCCCGAACCCGCTTTGATAACTACGAAAAATTAGGGGTGCCGGAACTGTGGCGCTATGATGGGGAGCATCTAGAAATCAATGTCTTACAAAACGGTCACTATGTTACCTCAGCAACCAGTATTCACTTTCCCCAATTTCCCCTAGTGGAAGCGATTCCTCAATATATGAAACAAAGTCAAAGCGTGGGTCGAAATGCGACGATGAAAGCCTTTCGCGCCTGGGTGAGAAGTTATTTGAGCTAAAATGATTAACCTCAACCGTTGGTAAAAATCACTATGCAATTAACATTCAATCAAATCGTTATTCCACCGGGACGGAATTTATTATTAAAAAACATTGACTGGTCGATGTTGGAAGAATTATTAGCAGAATTAGGAGAAACCCGTGCCGCACGAATTTCTTACAGTCGAGGGATGTTAGAAGTTATGGTTCCATTAGCCGAGCATGAAAGTGACAAGGAAATCATTGGTAATTTAGTAGAAACTCTTTTGGAAGAACTTGATATAGAGTTTTGGGCGCTCGGTTCCACTACCTTTAAGAATGAACTGATGGCAAGAGCCGTTGAACCAGATAAATGCCTCTATATTCAACATGAAGCGGTGATTCGTGGTAAAAAGCGGCTCGATTTAACCGTCGATCCACCACCCGATTTGGCAATTGAAATTGATATCAGTTCCCGAACCCAATTTGATAACTACGAAAAATTAGGCGTACCAGAACTGTGGCGCTATGATGGAGAGCATCTAGAAATCAATGTGTTACAAAATGGTCGCTATGTAATTTCCGCTACCAGTATTCACTTTCCCCAGTTTCCTCTCGTGGAAGCGATTCCTCAATACGTGAAACAAAGTCAAAGCGTGGGTCGAAATGCGACGATGAAAGCCTTTCGCGCCTGGGTGAGAAGTTATTTGAGCTAAAATGATTAACCTCAACCGTTGGTAAAAATCACTATGCAATTAACATTCAATCAAATCGTTATTCCACCAGGCCGCAATTTATTATTAAAAGACATTGATTGGTCAACCTTGGAAGAATTATTAGCAGAATTAGGAGAAACCCGTGCCGCACGAATTTCTTACAGTCGAGGGATGTTAGAAGTTATGGTTCCACTAGCCGAGCATGAAGATGGT
Encoded here:
- a CDS encoding phospholipase/carboxylesterase, with amino-acid sequence MKTDAIVINPPQPATASVIWLHGLGANGHDFEPIVPELPKDITRYTRFIFPHAPARPITINGGMIMPGWYDVFGMDLTVQQDVQGIRESEQIVHHYLAQEIEQGISTQRIVLAGFSQGGAIVLHTGLRYPQPLAGIMALSTYLPLIDTVAQERHPANQPTPIFLAHGQQDPVIALLHAQRSRTYLEQLGYRVEWHDYPMAHQVNAAEISDISHWLQASLA
- a CDS encoding membrane protein; the protein is MKKFLALGYGISCYLLFNGVIFYLIAFTGDFIVPKTVDSGVPVPLVQGLIVNFLLIALFGLQHSLMARPRFKQWWLKIIPISIERSTYVLFSSSALILLCWLWQPLPTLVWQMTHPAGYGVLQGLFWFGWLLSLLATFLISHFDLLGIRQVYLYWQGQPYSPVPFREVLIYKQIRHPIMLGTLIGFWATPTMSVGHLLLALGFSGYIFIGIRLEEKDMLNIHGNFYEKYRQKTSMVMFPFWKVIKGGN
- a CDS encoding UTP-glucose-1-phosphate uridylyltransferase → MEKIKKHIRKAVFPVAGLGTRFLPATKASPKEMLPIVDKPLIQYAAEEAVAAGIEQLIFVTSSSKRAIEDHFDKNQELEDELSRRGKYDLLTMTKHIVPEGVSCIYIRQPEPLGLGHAVLSAKPVVGDEPFAVILADDLIDGEESPCLSQMISIYEKQHCSVIAVENIDRTETDKYGIIEPEKLYEGVNKIKSIIEKPSPERALSTLGVVGRYVLTPAIFEYLEKIGRGAGNEIQLTDAIAQLLLKEQILAYEFQGTRYDCGSKLGYLIATIDYALQHPNLRESFKAHLMTVCKRYNG